A region from the Deltaproteobacteria bacterium genome encodes:
- a CDS encoding FAD-dependent oxidoreductase, whose translation MSNRIGFYICHCGVNIAGKVKVEEVAEFARGLKNVVVARDYKFMCSDPGQEMIEKDIREQNLNRVVVASCSPRLHEKTFQGACQRGGINPYLFQMASVREQVSWVTPDGTAATRKAKSLAAAAINRVNYHKGLVQREVKVHPDVMVVGGGIAGMQAALDIANAGHKVYLVERQTTIGGHMLQFDKTFPTLDCAACIGTPKMVSVGQNANIELLTYSEVDEVSGFVGNYKVKVRRNPRYVKEGVCTGCGECALVCPVERSSEWDEGLSKRKAIFRAFPQAVPITYAIEKLDRAPCVITCPAGVNVQGYVQLIGQGKYEQAVRLIMERLPLPGVLGRVCPHPCESQCRRLEVDQAIAIRDLKRHAADRVDLEKLPAPKIVDREEKVAVVGSGPAGLTVAYYLRLKGYRVTIFEALDCLGGMLRVGIPDYRLPPEILNKEIDYLLKTGIEVKSGVRLGVDFTLDSLKERGFNAIFLGTGAHDTMKMKVPGEDEFKGVIDAVEFLRRVNLGLRERPGNRVTIIGGGNVAIDAARAAKRLGSDEVTIVYRRSRDEMPAYPEEIEGALAEGVKMHFLTAPIRIQGSNGGTTGLECLKTELSTPDASGRRRPVPVEGSEFVIDCDVVIPAIGQMPDVKWADGLADLALSPLSTYVVNPYTMQSTIPNVFAAGDSVSGPATVVEAIAAGHKAVEAIHCYLNGQDLDKLAEKLEDQAPPGRHWNDIPENTLIEKRAAVRHRTAKESVAGFDEVDLGFVEEDARKEASRCLNCGICSECMECVRVCEAKAVNHQAEEQIREVQVGSIILATGYDLFDPTPMKQFGYGRSPNILTSLEFERLNNATGPTSGKILMRDDNGKFTRPPESVAIIHCVGSRDTNYHEYCSRVCCMYALKYGHLLRDKVGHHTKIYDYYIDMRCYGKGYEEFYRRCQEEGITFVRGKPAEVSLQATTPEEQGKLVVIGEDTLIGRRFRTPVDMVVLCAAMQSREDTADVGRVFGVNQGADGFFLEEHPKLGPLNTATDGVFLAGACQGPKDIPDTVAQASGAAVKSLQLATLGRVPVSSTISWIDPDVCAGCQTCINLCAYSAIEFDERRGVSVVNEALCKGCGSCSGFCPSGAAQVRHFNERQIFAELEGVMDALAQVGT comes from the coding sequence GGAAGGCAAAATCCCTCGCCGCTGCCGCCATCAACCGGGTCAACTATCACAAGGGTTTGGTCCAAAGGGAAGTGAAGGTTCATCCGGACGTCATGGTGGTGGGAGGCGGCATTGCGGGCATGCAAGCCGCCCTCGACATTGCGAACGCCGGCCACAAGGTCTATCTGGTGGAGAGACAGACCACCATCGGCGGTCACATGCTGCAGTTCGACAAAACGTTTCCGACGCTGGACTGTGCGGCCTGTATCGGAACCCCCAAAATGGTCTCCGTGGGCCAAAACGCAAACATCGAGCTGCTTACGTACAGCGAGGTGGACGAAGTGTCCGGTTTCGTAGGCAACTATAAGGTAAAGGTCCGCCGGAACCCCAGATACGTTAAAGAGGGCGTGTGTACGGGCTGCGGGGAATGCGCCCTTGTGTGTCCTGTCGAGAGGTCTAGCGAGTGGGACGAAGGCCTTTCCAAACGAAAAGCCATATTCAGAGCTTTCCCCCAGGCGGTTCCGATTACCTACGCCATCGAGAAGTTGGACCGGGCCCCCTGCGTTATCACCTGCCCTGCGGGCGTCAACGTCCAGGGCTATGTCCAGCTCATCGGACAGGGCAAATACGAGCAAGCCGTCCGGTTGATCATGGAACGCCTTCCGTTGCCCGGCGTACTCGGCCGGGTCTGCCCCCATCCTTGCGAATCCCAGTGCCGAAGGCTCGAAGTGGACCAGGCTATCGCCATAAGGGACCTCAAGCGCCACGCCGCCGACCGTGTGGATCTCGAAAAACTGCCGGCGCCGAAGATTGTGGATCGGGAGGAAAAAGTGGCTGTCGTCGGATCGGGCCCGGCGGGATTAACGGTCGCTTACTACCTCAGATTGAAGGGCTATCGAGTGACTATTTTCGAGGCGCTCGATTGTTTGGGCGGAATGCTGCGAGTGGGCATTCCGGACTACCGACTGCCTCCCGAAATATTGAACAAAGAGATCGACTACCTGCTCAAGACCGGTATCGAAGTGAAATCGGGGGTTCGGTTGGGTGTCGATTTCACGCTCGACAGCCTGAAGGAGCGGGGTTTCAACGCCATATTCCTTGGAACGGGCGCCCACGATACCATGAAAATGAAAGTTCCCGGCGAGGACGAGTTCAAGGGAGTGATCGATGCGGTCGAATTTCTGAGACGAGTCAACCTGGGGCTTCGCGAGCGGCCGGGCAATCGCGTGACCATCATCGGCGGAGGCAATGTGGCCATTGACGCCGCCAGGGCTGCAAAGCGGCTCGGAAGCGACGAGGTCACGATCGTGTATCGCCGCAGCCGAGACGAAATGCCGGCCTATCCGGAGGAGATCGAAGGTGCGTTGGCCGAGGGCGTCAAGATGCACTTCCTCACGGCCCCGATTCGAATTCAGGGTTCCAACGGCGGAACCACGGGCCTGGAATGCCTCAAGACGGAACTGAGCACCCCTGACGCCAGCGGGCGACGGCGTCCGGTTCCGGTGGAAGGTTCCGAATTCGTCATCGACTGCGACGTCGTGATTCCGGCCATCGGCCAGATGCCCGACGTCAAATGGGCCGACGGCCTGGCCGATCTGGCCCTGAGTCCCCTGAGCACCTATGTGGTGAACCCGTACACCATGCAATCCACGATACCTAACGTGTTCGCGGCAGGTGATTCCGTGTCCGGGCCGGCCACGGTGGTTGAAGCCATAGCCGCGGGTCACAAGGCCGTGGAAGCCATCCACTGCTATCTGAACGGCCAGGATTTGGATAAACTCGCCGAAAAGCTGGAGGACCAAGCTCCTCCGGGCCGCCACTGGAACGATATTCCCGAAAATACTCTCATAGAGAAACGCGCAGCCGTCCGCCACAGAACTGCCAAAGAAAGCGTGGCCGGTTTTGACGAGGTCGATCTCGGCTTCGTGGAAGAAGACGCCCGGAAAGAAGCGTCCCGGTGCCTTAACTGCGGGATCTGCAGCGAGTGCATGGAATGTGTTCGGGTATGTGAAGCCAAAGCCGTGAACCATCAGGCGGAGGAACAGATAAGAGAGGTCCAGGTGGGCAGCATCATTCTGGCCACCGGGTATGATCTTTTCGATCCGACCCCTATGAAACAGTTCGGGTATGGAAGAAGTCCCAATATCTTGACCAGTCTGGAATTTGAACGGTTGAACAACGCCACCGGCCCCACAAGCGGAAAGATCCTAATGCGGGACGATAATGGAAAGTTCACCCGCCCGCCGGAAAGCGTGGCCATTATTCATTGCGTCGGCAGCCGCGATACGAATTACCACGAGTACTGTTCCCGGGTCTGCTGCATGTACGCGCTCAAATACGGTCACCTTTTGCGGGATAAGGTGGGACACCATACCAAGATTTACGATTACTATATCGACATGCGTTGCTATGGAAAAGGCTACGAAGAATTCTACCGGAGATGCCAGGAAGAAGGCATTACTTTTGTGCGAGGTAAACCCGCGGAAGTCAGCCTGCAGGCCACGACTCCTGAAGAGCAAGGCAAGCTCGTGGTCATCGGAGAAGATACGCTCATCGGCAGACGTTTTCGCACCCCCGTGGATATGGTCGTACTCTGCGCCGCCATGCAGTCTCGAGAAGATACCGCCGATGTAGGAAGGGTATTCGGCGTCAATCAAGGCGCGGACGGTTTCTTCCTCGAGGAACATCCGAAGCTCGGTCCCCTCAACACGGCTACGGATGGTGTCTTCCTGGCGGGGGCCTGCCAGGGGCCCAAGGATATCCCGGATACGGTTGCCCAGGCCTCGGGAGCGGCCGTGAAATCTCTGCAGTTGGCCACCTTGGGCAGGGTGCCCGTTTCTTCGACAATCTCCTGGATCGACCCGGACGTTTGCGCCGGCTGTCAGACGTGCATCAACCTTTGCGCTTATTCAGCCATTGAATTCGACGAGAGACGGGGGGTTTCCGTAGTCAACGAGGCGCTTTGTAAGGGATGCGGGAGCTGCTCCGGCTTTTGCCCGAGCGGGGCCGCCCAGGTCAGACATTTCAACGAGCGGCAGATCTTCGCTGAGCTTGAAGGTGTCATGGACGCGCTTGCTCAGGTGGGAACGTAG
- a CDS encoding hydrogenase iron-sulfur subunit, with translation MADFEPTIIAFVCNWCTYTAADLAGTSRLSYPSNVRLIRMMCTGMVDPKYVIKALLEGADAVLISGCHPGDCHYINGNYKARRRVKLLKEILPRFGFDEGRVKLTWIGASEGVDFAGTIKEMVEKVKALGPIETKTQMVI, from the coding sequence ATGGCCGATTTTGAACCAACAATCATCGCATTTGTGTGCAACTGGTGCACCTATACAGCAGCGGACCTGGCGGGAACGTCCAGGCTGAGTTACCCCAGCAATGTACGGTTGATCCGAATGATGTGCACCGGCATGGTGGATCCGAAATACGTGATAAAGGCGCTCCTGGAAGGGGCCGACGCCGTACTCATCAGCGGATGTCATCCCGGCGACTGTCACTACATCAATGGTAATTACAAGGCCCGCAGACGGGTTAAATTGCTCAAAGAGATCCTCCCGAGGTTCGGATTCGACGAAGGCAGGGTCAAATTGACCTGGATCGGAGCCAGCGAGGGTGTGGATTTTGCCGGCACCATCAAGGAAATGGTTGAAAAAGTCAAGGCCCTCGGCCCCATCGAAACCAAGACGCAAATGGTAATTTAG